Proteins from a single region of Mucilaginibacter daejeonensis:
- a CDS encoding PepSY-associated TM helix domain-containing protein, producing MSKRYTFRKFINDVHLWLGLASGLVLFVVCLSGTIYTFSDEIQELLDPSKYKALHVAEQERMPVDTLIERVRTQHKGPLVYATIPDDPDRAYVISVRQRPADKWGTAYYVDPYSGQLQGNGDTRSAAFFLWVMNLHRWLLMRESGGMLIVGVATLIFVILSFTGLILWIPKKFKGWKRGLTIKFRSNGKRLNHDLHNTLGFYAMPLLLIMALTGLCWSFEWYSKGVSQLIGAEVWGEYYAKPLRSKPSKGRPTVSINPLLSEVKDRSNHQGVTFIRFPKDSSGVLVAEKTHNGAFTLAAVDKFTVDQYTGQVIKADRFKDRSAGEQLVSMVRPLHIGSVYGLASKILYFIACLIATSLPITGCIIFLNKLR from the coding sequence ATGTCAAAAAGATATACTTTCCGAAAATTCATCAACGACGTCCATCTGTGGCTGGGACTGGCGAGTGGCCTTGTACTATTTGTAGTTTGCCTGAGCGGAACTATTTATACTTTCAGCGATGAGATCCAGGAACTGCTTGACCCTTCCAAATACAAAGCTTTGCATGTGGCCGAGCAAGAACGCATGCCGGTCGACACGCTGATCGAACGAGTGCGAACACAACATAAAGGTCCATTGGTTTACGCTACTATTCCAGATGATCCCGATCGGGCCTACGTGATCAGCGTGCGGCAGCGGCCTGCCGATAAATGGGGAACGGCTTATTACGTAGACCCTTACTCAGGTCAGCTACAAGGTAACGGCGACACCAGATCGGCCGCATTCTTTTTATGGGTCATGAACCTACATCGCTGGCTCCTTATGCGTGAAAGTGGAGGCATGCTTATCGTGGGTGTAGCCACACTTATCTTCGTGATCTTATCCTTCACCGGGCTGATCTTATGGATACCCAAAAAGTTCAAAGGCTGGAAGCGGGGGCTGACCATTAAGTTCCGCTCCAATGGCAAGCGGCTCAATCATGACCTGCACAATACTTTAGGATTCTATGCCATGCCTTTACTACTGATCATGGCTTTGACCGGCCTGTGCTGGTCATTTGAATGGTACAGCAAAGGCGTGAGCCAACTTATAGGCGCCGAAGTATGGGGAGAGTATTATGCCAAGCCGCTTAGGTCCAAACCCTCTAAAGGCAGGCCGACGGTAAGTATCAATCCCCTTTTAAGTGAGGTCAAAGACCGATCAAACCATCAAGGCGTTACTTTCATTCGTTTCCCTAAAGACAGCTCAGGCGTGTTGGTAGCGGAGAAGACGCACAACGGAGCTTTTACACTTGCTGCTGTAGATAAATTCACGGTGGATCAATATACAGGCCAGGTGATCAAAGCGGACCGGTTCAAAGACAGGTCAGCCGGCGAACAACTGGTATCTATGGTGAGGCCCCTGCACATTGGCAGCGTTTACGGTTTGGCAAGCAAGATTCTTTACTTTATAGCATGTCTCATCGCCACCAGTTTGCCCATTACCGGGTGTATCATCTTTTTAAACAAG
- a CDS encoding DUF4374 domain-containing protein, whose translation MRNFLKRSSLTAVAGLALFIVACTSCSKNSSNEPQIEPTAQAFTIAGWTGDGQYVASVPALTSGSLTFKGKGIETNGSRYIWHKQYAYVMNIVLKRFIQYEMGADGSLKEKAYILTDGVVPNYFQSLNIVDDNTMLVLGALAANNGTIGWARISLNDFKVEAKGTMTVPYDAAKPSVQYAAGRGFVDNGKFIVGGYFYNSATASYDVDGVRALVYDYPAMTNMRIIKTNATAAGIGYDYLSSLTTDENGDHYFVASAGKFWTGTGGKSGVVRIKKGAAEFDPDYFLDVTTPLGKQACLMGINYVSNGVAIGTVQYEELMTSVADRLKNVGQLVKLDLRNKTATLINTPLSPVAMVRIPLVYNGKYYTSISPIGGESAIYEVDPSNGAFKKGLALNDGGSVSIQLIAPHPAK comes from the coding sequence ATGCGTAATTTTTTAAAAAGATCATCACTGACAGCCGTTGCTGGCCTGGCACTCTTTATCGTGGCTTGCACCTCATGTAGCAAAAACAGCAGTAACGAACCGCAGATCGAGCCTACCGCTCAGGCCTTTACCATAGCTGGCTGGACCGGTGATGGCCAGTACGTGGCTTCGGTACCAGCACTGACCAGCGGCTCACTCACCTTTAAGGGTAAAGGTATAGAGACCAACGGTTCACGTTATATATGGCACAAGCAGTATGCTTACGTGATGAACATTGTGTTGAAACGTTTCATCCAATACGAAATGGGCGCCGACGGTAGCCTCAAAGAAAAAGCCTACATCCTGACGGATGGCGTGGTTCCTAATTATTTTCAGTCACTCAATATCGTAGACGACAATACCATGCTCGTTCTGGGTGCTCTTGCTGCTAACAACGGAACGATCGGCTGGGCGCGCATAAGCCTCAACGACTTCAAAGTGGAAGCAAAAGGCACCATGACCGTACCTTATGATGCAGCAAAGCCAAGCGTGCAGTATGCGGCAGGCCGCGGATTTGTTGATAACGGCAAGTTCATTGTTGGTGGCTATTTCTATAACAGTGCAACGGCTTCATATGACGTGGATGGCGTGAGGGCACTTGTGTATGATTACCCGGCCATGACCAACATGCGTATCATTAAAACCAACGCAACGGCTGCCGGCATCGGTTATGATTACCTGTCATCATTGACCACTGACGAGAACGGCGACCACTATTTTGTGGCCAGCGCCGGCAAGTTCTGGACCGGAACAGGCGGCAAGTCGGGCGTGGTAAGGATCAAAAAAGGTGCTGCTGAATTCGATCCGGATTATTTCCTGGATGTGACCACCCCACTTGGCAAACAAGCGTGCTTAATGGGCATCAATTACGTAAGCAACGGAGTTGCTATAGGCACCGTACAGTATGAGGAATTGATGACATCAGTAGCTGATCGTTTGAAGAACGTTGGCCAGTTAGTGAAACTTGACCTGCGTAACAAGACAGCAACACTGATCAATACACCGCTTAGCCCGGTAGCTATGGTGCGTATTCCATTGGTATACAACGGCAAGTATTACACCAGCATATCGCCCATCGGAGGTGAGTCGGCCATATACGAGGTCGACCCAAGCAATGGGGCCTTCAAAAAAGGCTTAGCGCTTAACGACGGAGGTTCTGTAAGCATACAGCTGATAGCGCCGCACCCTGCCAAATAA